The proteins below are encoded in one region of Clostridium pasteurianum DSM 525 = ATCC 6013:
- the lipB gene encoding lipoyl(octanoyl) transferase LipB: MKSCYVTELKDFISYKEGLELQKKAFDIVSSGKIDGILLLLQHSPVITIGKAGGRENLLISEKKLKELGIELYESTRGGNITYHGPGQLVAYPILNLNKFNIDAHLYLRKLEEVIIRTLQIYHIKAGRKAKYTGVWIDDAKIAAIGVALRRWITKHGFSFNISINKDHFALINPCGITKFGICSLEDFISDVYYDEILYNVKIQFEKTFHMELIDKANIEDLSDDY; the protein is encoded by the coding sequence TTGAAAAGTTGTTATGTTACTGAATTAAAAGATTTTATATCCTATAAAGAAGGACTTGAATTACAGAAAAAAGCTTTTGATATTGTAAGTAGCGGTAAAATAGATGGTATATTATTATTGCTTCAGCATAGTCCTGTTATTACCATCGGAAAAGCAGGTGGTAGAGAAAATTTACTTATTTCAGAGAAAAAATTAAAGGAATTGGGAATAGAGTTGTATGAAAGTACAAGAGGAGGAAATATTACTTATCATGGCCCAGGACAACTAGTAGCTTATCCTATATTAAATCTAAATAAATTTAATATAGATGCTCACTTATATTTAAGAAAATTAGAAGAAGTAATAATTAGAACTTTACAGATATATCATATAAAAGCTGGAAGAAAAGCTAAGTACACTGGAGTATGGATAGATGATGCTAAAATTGCAGCTATAGGGGTGGCACTTAGAAGATGGATAACCAAGCATGGATTTTCTTTTAATATTTCTATAAATAAAGATCACTTTGCACTAATAAATCCCTGCGGTATAACCAAATTTGGAATATGTTCTCTTGAAGACTTTATTTCAGATGTATATTATGATGAAATACTATATAACGTTAAGATACAATTTGAGAAAACTTTTCATATGGAATTAATTGATAAAGCTAATATAGAAGATTTATCCGATGACTATTAG
- the lipA gene encoding lipoyl synthase has translation MSERPEWLKVKAPEMQVLEEMESMLKKLSLHTVCESANCPNIGKCFKNKTATFMVMGDVCTRNCRFCAVRKGLPRDLDSEEPVNVAIASKKLGLKHVVITSVTRDDLGDGGADHFVKIVNALRKLNPNSTIELLIPDLKGNWQALRKIVEAKPDIINHNIETIPRLYKKVRPKAVYERSIELLNQCKRMDERIYTKSGIMLGIGEKQEEVEKVMDDLISVKCDVLTLGQYLSPSQKHVPVVEYVSIEKFNDYKYTASNKGFKFVASGPFVRSSYKAFEGMETLKNFNRQSY, from the coding sequence ATGTCTGAAAGACCTGAATGGCTTAAAGTGAAAGCACCAGAAATGCAAGTATTAGAAGAAATGGAAAGTATGCTTAAAAAACTATCACTTCATACTGTCTGTGAAAGTGCAAATTGTCCTAATATAGGAAAGTGTTTTAAAAATAAAACTGCTACCTTTATGGTTATGGGAGATGTTTGCACAAGAAACTGCAGATTTTGTGCTGTAAGAAAAGGATTACCTAGAGATCTTGATAGTGAAGAGCCAGTAAATGTAGCAATAGCTAGTAAAAAATTAGGACTTAAGCATGTAGTTATAACTTCTGTTACTAGAGATGATTTAGGAGATGGAGGAGCAGATCATTTTGTTAAAATTGTTAATGCCTTAAGAAAATTAAATCCTAATTCTACTATAGAACTTCTAATACCAGATTTAAAGGGAAATTGGCAAGCTCTTAGAAAGATAGTAGAGGCAAAGCCAGATATAATCAATCATAATATAGAGACAATTCCAAGATTATATAAAAAGGTTAGACCTAAAGCAGTTTATGAAAGATCCATTGAGCTTTTAAATCAATGTAAGCGTATGGATGAAAGAATATATACTAAATCTGGAATTATGCTGGGGATTGGAGAAAAACAGGAAGAAGTAGAGAAGGTAATGGATGATTTAATTTCTGTTAAATGTGATGTATTAACTTTAGGACAATATCTTTCTCCGTCTCAAAAACATGTACCAGTAGTAGAATATGTATCAATAGAAAAGTTTAATGATTATAAGTATACAGCCTCAAATAAAGGGTTTAAATTTGTAGCTTCAGGTCCTTTTGTACGTAGTTCTTATAAAGCTTTTGAAGGAATGGAAACTCTAAAAAATTTTAATAGACAGAGTTATTAG
- the lexA gene encoding transcriptional repressor LexA, giving the protein MVKDKKVDMQTEIYEFIKSEVINKGYPPSVREICAKVGLSSTSTVHGHLSRMEKKGLIKRDPTKPRAIELLGDEGAKKELVNIPIIGKVTAGKPILAFENIEDYFTMPLEFTKNKNDLFILKISGESMIDAGIYDGDFAIIEKTNSAKNGDIVVALIGDEATIKRFYKEKDHIRLQPENSTMDPIIVPNCNIIGELVGIYRRY; this is encoded by the coding sequence ATGGTAAAAGATAAAAAAGTAGATATGCAGACTGAAATATATGAATTTATAAAGTCTGAAGTTATAAATAAAGGATATCCTCCATCTGTCAGAGAAATATGTGCTAAAGTAGGTTTAAGTTCCACCTCCACTGTTCATGGGCATCTTTCAAGAATGGAAAAAAAAGGATTGATAAAAAGGGACCCAACAAAACCTAGAGCAATAGAATTATTAGGAGATGAAGGAGCAAAAAAAGAATTAGTAAACATACCTATAATAGGTAAAGTAACTGCAGGTAAACCAATTCTAGCCTTTGAAAATATTGAAGACTACTTTACTATGCCACTAGAGTTTACCAAGAACAAAAATGATTTGTTCATACTTAAAATATCTGGCGAAAGTATGATAGATGCTGGAATATATGATGGTGATTTTGCTATAATCGAAAAGACAAACTCCGCTAAGAATGGTGACATTGTTGTAGCTCTAATTGGTGATGAAGCTACAATTAAGCGCTTTTATAAAGAAAAAGATCACATAAGACTTCAACCGGAAAATTCCACCATGGATCCTATAATTGTTCCAAATTGCAATATTATAGGTGAGCTAGTGGGAATATACAGACGTTATTAA
- a CDS encoding nitrogenase component 1 has product MSVKDSYVLLHTTIGCNWGTSIFHMPSNLNDIRQSSTVIYNEDVIFGGLKILKKAIDNVIEMYNPKILFVISGCVSGILVEDFEVEIKNHFKSRKIVYIKAPGFVLNMEEGQVQGIKSMIDLMKYEKKTEKSINIIGLLSDDYMVRGDINNIRNMLGDKISINSIIPFDTIENIEKVPCAELNVVFKGFETIGDLMQKKFNIPYVVVQYPYGFESSKNFIRKVFSFFNLKYEDVLKQAEKFTVLTLKNVYDYIRHLYSVPCAVFGDTLRAAALKNFLEDELGMDVQVYYECKNMNEFRKLVKNSDTVILFGSSFEREISEELGISFIRYVYPVFDSVSIGNRGYAGFDGVINLLEDLINSFMTMKYRRHRQYI; this is encoded by the coding sequence ATGAGTGTTAAGGATTCCTATGTACTTTTGCATACAACTATTGGATGTAACTGGGGCACATCTATATTTCATATGCCATCTAATCTAAATGACATAAGGCAATCCTCTACTGTGATATATAATGAGGATGTCATATTTGGAGGACTAAAAATACTTAAAAAGGCTATTGATAACGTTATAGAGATGTATAATCCTAAAATATTATTTGTTATTTCTGGATGTGTGTCAGGAATATTAGTCGAGGATTTTGAGGTTGAAATAAAAAATCATTTTAAAAGTAGAAAAATTGTATATATAAAAGCTCCTGGATTTGTTTTAAATATGGAAGAAGGACAAGTTCAAGGAATAAAATCAATGATAGATTTAATGAAGTATGAAAAAAAGACAGAAAAATCAATAAATATTATAGGGCTATTATCTGATGATTATATGGTAAGAGGAGATATTAATAATATAAGAAATATGCTTGGAGATAAAATAAGCATAAATTCAATAATTCCTTTTGACACTATTGAAAATATAGAAAAAGTTCCTTGTGCTGAATTAAATGTAGTTTTTAAGGGATTTGAAACTATAGGTGATTTGATGCAGAAAAAGTTTAACATACCATATGTAGTTGTTCAATATCCTTATGGATTTGAGAGTAGTAAAAACTTTATAAGAAAAGTATTTTCTTTTTTCAACCTAAAATATGAAGATGTTTTAAAGCAAGCAGAAAAATTTACTGTGTTAACTCTTAAAAATGTTTATGATTATATAAGACATTTATATTCTGTACCCTGTGCCGTGTTTGGAGATACTTTAAGAGCTGCTGCGCTAAAAAATTTTCTTGAAGATGAACTTGGAATGGATGTACAGGTATATTATGAATGTAAAAATATGAATGAATTTAGAAAACTTGTAAAAAACTCTGATACAGTAATATTATTTGGGTCATCTTTTGAGAGAGAAATATCAGAAGAACTTGGAATATCATTTATAAGATATGTATATCCCGTATTTGATTCTGTAAGCATTGGTAACAGAGGTTATGCAGGTTTTGATGGTGTTATTAATCTATTAGAAGATTTAATTAATTCATTTATGACTATGAAGTATAGAAGACATAGGCAATATATATGA
- a CDS encoding GDSL-type esterase/lipase family protein produces MKVVCIGDSLTYGYGVYSDECWVELLGKNLDIEVINKGVNGDTTAGILSRSNKDILQLKPSHTIIMAGTNDLLLNYPLDNIIDNIKFILEEIKINNIIPILGLQPPIVNDLAIKHWDKYIDYKKVNENLLEYIKILQTFACKNNIDFINFYDYFIKTKDIINLYSDGIHPNSLGHKLMFEIIIEASS; encoded by the coding sequence ATGAAAGTAGTTTGCATTGGAGACAGTTTAACCTATGGGTATGGAGTATATTCAGATGAATGCTGGGTTGAATTACTTGGCAAAAATTTAGATATAGAAGTCATAAATAAAGGTGTTAATGGTGATACTACTGCTGGAATATTATCAAGATCCAATAAAGATATATTACAATTAAAGCCTTCTCACACTATAATCATGGCAGGAACTAATGACTTACTCTTAAATTATCCTCTAGATAATATTATTGATAATATTAAATTTATATTAGAAGAAATTAAAATAAATAATATAATTCCCATTTTAGGTCTGCAACCACCTATTGTTAATGATCTTGCCATAAAACACTGGGATAAGTACATAGATTATAAAAAAGTTAATGAAAATTTATTAGAATATATAAAAATACTACAAACCTTTGCCTGTAAAAATAACATTGATTTTATAAACTTCTATGACTATTTTATAAAAACTAAGGATATAATTAACTTATATAGCGATGGAATCCATCCAAATAGCCTAGGTCATAAATTAATGTTTGAAATTATTATTGAAGCAAGTTCTTAA
- a CDS encoding nitrogenase component 1: MREYYKEHCYSGIYPSRIIHNMGVSGKISGAMNVVSEIKDAIPIIHSPKGCGFHYKYIARRRYLPLYKAQCSNLEEGDIIFGTEKKLREAILVYIEVL; this comes from the coding sequence ATGAGAGAATACTATAAAGAACATTGTTATTCAGGCATATATCCTTCAAGAATAATTCACAATATGGGAGTAAGCGGTAAAATATCAGGAGCCATGAATGTAGTAAGTGAAATAAAAGATGCCATTCCAATAATTCATAGTCCAAAGGGGTGTGGATTTCACTATAAATATATAGCCAGAAGGCGATATTTACCCCTTTATAAAGCTCAATGTAGTAATTTGGAGGAAGGAGATATTATCTTTGGAACAGAAAAGAAGCTTAGGGAGGCAATTTTGGTGTATATAGAAGTGCTATGA
- a CDS encoding alpha-ketoacid dehydrogenase subunit beta, which yields MKTMSYSEAIREGMRIKMLEDENVFIFGEDVGPFGGCFGVTSGMHKEFGEMRVRDTPISEGAILGCAIGAAATGLRPIAELMFMDFSTVAMDMIVNQAAKLRYMTGGKMNLPLVVRMPCGAGVGASAQHSQSLEAWFTHIPGLKVVYPSTPADAAGLIITAIEDDNPVIFMEHKMLYAMKGEVPEEIKAIPFGVADIKREGKDITIIATGRMVHESLKAAKQLEKNGIDAEVIDPRTLFPLDKETIFDSIKKTNRVLIVTEENKRGAYSGEISAEINEKIFDYLDAPVIRVASLNTPIPYSPGLESFVLPTAKKITEAAKSLIG from the coding sequence ATGAAGACTATGAGTTATTCAGAGGCCATAAGAGAAGGTATGAGAATTAAAATGTTGGAAGATGAAAACGTTTTTATATTTGGAGAGGATGTGGGTCCTTTTGGAGGATGCTTTGGTGTAACTTCAGGCATGCATAAAGAATTTGGAGAAATGAGAGTTAGAGATACACCCATATCTGAAGGTGCTATTTTAGGCTGTGCTATAGGTGCTGCAGCTACAGGTTTAAGACCTATTGCAGAATTGATGTTTATGGATTTTTCCACAGTAGCTATGGATATGATTGTAAATCAAGCTGCTAAGCTTAGATATATGACTGGAGGAAAAATGAATTTACCTTTGGTTGTAAGAATGCCTTGCGGTGCAGGCGTAGGCGCTTCAGCACAACATTCTCAATCATTAGAAGCCTGGTTTACTCATATACCTGGGCTCAAAGTAGTTTATCCATCAACTCCGGCAGATGCAGCAGGGCTTATAATTACTGCCATTGAGGATGATAATCCAGTTATATTTATGGAACACAAGATGCTTTACGCCATGAAAGGAGAAGTACCTGAAGAAATAAAAGCTATACCTTTTGGGGTAGCAGATATAAAAAGAGAGGGAAAAGATATTACAATTATAGCTACAGGAAGAATGGTACATGAATCTTTAAAAGCTGCAAAACAATTAGAAAAGAATGGCATAGATGCAGAAGTAATAGATCCAAGAACATTATTCCCACTGGATAAAGAAACTATATTTGATTCTATAAAGAAAACTAACAGAGTTCTTATTGTCACTGAAGAAAATAAAAGAGGAGCCTATAGTGGAGAGATTTCAGCAGAAATAAATGAGAAAATATTTGATTATTTAGATGCACCAGTAATAAGAGTCGCCTCTCTTAATACGCCTATACCGTATTCTCCAGGTCTTGAGAGCTTTGTACTTCCAACCGCTAAGAAGATAACAGAAGCTGCTAAATCACTAATAGGATAA
- a CDS encoding thiamine pyrophosphate-dependent dehydrogenase E1 component subunit alpha, translating into MVKVNNDTVISMYKTMLRIRKFEETAMNLFAEGKIPGFVHLYIGEEAVATGVSANLNENDYITSTHRGHGHIIAKGGELNFMMAELFGKATGYGKGKGGSMHIADATKGILGANGIVGAGHDICLGAGLSAQYKGTKQVSICFFGDASTNQGTFHEALNMASVWNLPIVFVCENNGYGISVSQKRHQKIVDVADRASSYGIPGIIVDGNDVLAVYESAKKAIDRAREGAGATLLEFKTYRHRGHYEGDPGIYKPEGEQEEWLKKDPILRTEKYIIYKKIASEEELNKIQQDIDGEISEAVNFANNSPYPELETVFEDIYSDIKEGME; encoded by the coding sequence ATGGTAAAAGTAAATAATGATACTGTTATTAGTATGTATAAGACTATGCTTAGAATAAGAAAATTTGAAGAAACAGCTATGAATCTATTTGCTGAAGGTAAAATACCAGGATTTGTGCATCTATATATAGGAGAAGAGGCAGTGGCAACAGGTGTTTCTGCAAATTTAAATGAGAATGACTATATAACCAGCACTCATAGAGGTCATGGACATATTATTGCAAAGGGTGGAGAATTGAATTTTATGATGGCTGAATTATTTGGAAAGGCAACTGGTTATGGTAAGGGAAAAGGAGGATCTATGCATATTGCTGATGCTACTAAAGGAATATTAGGAGCCAATGGTATAGTAGGTGCTGGCCATGACATATGCTTAGGTGCAGGATTATCTGCCCAATATAAAGGAACAAAACAGGTTTCTATATGTTTCTTTGGTGATGCTTCCACAAATCAAGGTACATTTCATGAAGCGTTAAATATGGCAAGTGTATGGAATTTGCCTATAGTATTTGTGTGTGAAAATAATGGCTATGGAATTTCAGTAAGTCAAAAGAGGCATCAAAAGATAGTAGATGTAGCAGATAGAGCTTCATCTTATGGAATACCTGGAATCATAGTAGATGGAAATGATGTACTGGCAGTTTATGAGTCTGCAAAAAAAGCTATAGATAGAGCAAGAGAAGGTGCTGGAGCAACGCTTCTTGAATTTAAGACCTATAGACACAGAGGTCATTATGAAGGAGATCCTGGCATATATAAGCCAGAAGGAGAACAGGAAGAATGGTTAAAAAAAGATCCTATATTACGTACTGAAAAATATATTATATATAAAAAAATTGCAAGTGAAGAAGAATTGAATAAGATACAACAGGATATTGATGGAGAAATTTCAGAAGCTGTAAATTTTGCAAATAATAGTCCTTATCCAGAATTAGAAACTGTTTTTGAAGATATATATTCTGATATTAAAGAAGGGATGGAATAA
- a CDS encoding sigma-54-dependent Fis family transcriptional regulator has protein sequence MNYSAKIEKIWDEFVNHNRVSKDMRQDILNSWMRCKGLNVNPNMGEGKKVSIEKLNRILDNKKELIQIALPVMLDLYNLLKESNYSIILTDENAVILKVIGNETIMDENRKLSFLKGCCWLEKDVGTNAIGTSIYLNKPMQILGAEHYCKKQHQWTCSASPIHDSEGNIIGCINLSGNFSNFHSHTIGIVVEAADTIQKQFSMIEQRKLVDAAFNSIDDGLLVMDNDFRLKNFNSKLCNILKISKEEIYDLDIKFLFKDVIKNTDNTKDMRISDREAILHVKKHRIECNINITPVEISGIQKGLVIIVKNLKNVRSVINKMMGFSSKYSFENIMTEDPKMLSIIDEAKNIAKNECSVLIMGESGTGKELFAHSIHNESSRRDGPFVAINCAALPKNLVESEIFGYEAGAFTGASKEGYPGKFELANGGTIFLDEIGELPLEVQSKLLRVLDNHTITRLGGKYERKLNVRVLAATNRDLYRETEINNFRSDLYYRLNVFSIHIPPLRKRKEDIVLCANLFLDRLNNKNCKYKKIFGETFINEIKSHNWPGNVRELENVVQRAYYLSKDEIINYSFVYRNSKNINENKFNEGNVETLKEREKDLILKALKNCNGNVVEASKLIGIGKSTLYRKIKIYDINNYSKSF, from the coding sequence ATGAACTATTCAGCAAAGATAGAAAAAATATGGGATGAGTTTGTAAATCATAATAGAGTATCTAAAGATATGAGACAGGATATATTGAACTCTTGGATGAGATGTAAAGGTTTAAATGTAAATCCCAATATGGGAGAAGGTAAAAAAGTATCTATAGAAAAGTTAAATAGAATATTGGACAATAAAAAAGAACTTATACAGATAGCCTTACCGGTAATGCTGGATCTATACAATCTTTTAAAGGAATCTAACTATTCCATTATTTTGACAGATGAAAATGCAGTTATTCTAAAAGTAATAGGAAATGAGACCATAATGGATGAAAATAGAAAATTAAGTTTTTTAAAAGGCTGTTGCTGGTTAGAAAAGGATGTAGGTACTAATGCTATAGGTACAAGTATTTATTTAAATAAACCAATGCAAATATTGGGAGCAGAACACTATTGCAAAAAACAGCATCAATGGACTTGTTCAGCATCACCTATACACGACAGCGAAGGTAATATTATAGGATGTATAAATTTATCAGGAAATTTTTCTAACTTTCATTCACACACCATAGGAATAGTAGTTGAAGCTGCAGATACTATACAAAAGCAATTTTCAATGATTGAACAGAGAAAATTAGTAGATGCGGCTTTTAATTCCATTGATGATGGTCTATTAGTTATGGATAATGATTTTAGATTAAAAAATTTTAATTCAAAATTATGTAATATACTAAAAATATCTAAGGAAGAAATATATGATTTAGATATAAAATTTCTATTTAAAGATGTTATAAAAAATACAGATAATACAAAAGATATGAGAATTTCTGATAGAGAAGCTATTTTACACGTAAAAAAACACAGAATAGAATGTAATATAAATATCACACCTGTTGAAATATCTGGTATTCAAAAGGGACTTGTAATTATTGTAAAAAATTTAAAGAATGTAAGAAGTGTTATAAATAAAATGATGGGATTTTCTTCAAAATACTCCTTTGAAAATATTATGACTGAAGATCCTAAAATGCTGTCTATAATAGATGAAGCTAAGAATATTGCAAAAAATGAATGTTCAGTACTTATAATGGGAGAAAGTGGTACAGGTAAAGAATTATTTGCTCATTCAATTCACAATGAGAGCAGTAGAAGAGATGGACCTTTTGTAGCAATAAATTGTGCAGCCCTTCCTAAAAATCTAGTGGAAAGTGAAATTTTTGGTTACGAGGCAGGAGCCTTTACAGGAGCCTCTAAAGAAGGGTATCCAGGTAAATTTGAATTAGCCAATGGTGGGACTATATTTTTGGATGAGATTGGAGAACTTCCGCTAGAGGTACAATCTAAACTTCTAAGAGTTTTAGATAATCATACAATAACCAGGCTTGGCGGAAAGTATGAAAGAAAATTGAATGTGCGAGTATTAGCTGCAACCAACAGAGATTTATATAGAGAAACTGAAATAAATAACTTTAGAAGTGATTTATATTATAGATTAAATGTTTTCAGTATACACATTCCTCCTTTAAGGAAAAGAAAAGAGGATATAGTATTGTGTGCAAATTTATTTTTAGATAGATTAAATAATAAAAACTGTAAATATAAAAAGATTTTTGGAGAAACATTTATAAATGAAATTAAAAGTCACAATTGGCCAGGAAATGTTAGAGAACTTGAAAATGTAGTACAAAGGGCATATTATTTATCAAAAGATGAAATTATTAATTATTCATTTGTATATAGAAACAGTAAAAATATTAATGAAAATAAATTCAATGAAGGCAATGTAGAAACCCTTAAAGAAAGAGAAAAGGATCTTATTTTAAAAGCTCTGAAAAATTGTAATGGAAACGTAGTTGAAGCAAGTAAACTTATAGGTATAGGTAAATCAACATTATATAGAAAAATTAAAATATATGATATTAATAACTATTCTAAAAGTTTTTAA
- the hfq gene encoding RNA chaperone Hfq has translation MMNKATNNLQDIFLNGSRKNKIPVTIHLTNGFQLRGNVKGFDSFTVIIDSDGKQMMIYKHAISTITPLKPILFNQNLEEETRE, from the coding sequence ATGATGAATAAAGCCACAAATAATCTACAGGATATATTTTTAAATGGTTCAAGAAAGAATAAAATACCAGTTACAATTCATTTGACAAATGGATTTCAACTTAGGGGAAATGTAAAGGGATTTGATAGTTTTACAGTAATTATTGATTCTGATGGGAAGCAAATGATGATTTACAAACATGCTATTTCAACTATTACTCCTTTAAAGCCAATATTATTTAATCAAAACTTAGAGGAAGAAACAAGAGAATAG
- a CDS encoding aminotransferase class I/II-fold pyridoxal phosphate-dependent enzyme, which translates to MIEFTKKLLIDKYKIKESVIDLSEKALEDVKDEFYRYDSIREYNQLKVLNAFQEERISESHFTNSTGYGYGDIGRDSLDKVYAKIFKTESALVRPHFVNGTHAIGAALFGNLRPGDTMFSICGTPYDTLHNIIGISKEKNVGSLMEYGVKYRKIDLTEKGEFNFKDIEKVLREDESIKLVHIQRSTGYGWRKALTIDEIEEVIKFIKDIKENVICFIDNCYGEFIDVKEPTEVGADLAAGSLIKNIGGGIAPTGGYIVGKEKYITQASYRLTIPGIGGECGSTFGVMRALYQGLFLAPHVSIEALKGAVFCSRLMELAGFEVLPKFNDSRSDIIQAIKFNDKDKLIKFCKGIQKGSPIDSFVECEPWDMPGYEDQVIMAAGSFIQGASIELSADAPIREPFIAYLQGGLTFEHAKIGVMMALSNL; encoded by the coding sequence ATGATAGAATTTACAAAAAAATTATTAATAGATAAATATAAAATAAAAGAATCTGTAATAGATTTATCTGAAAAAGCTTTAGAGGATGTGAAAGATGAATTTTACAGATATGATTCTATAAGAGAATATAATCAATTAAAGGTGCTAAATGCATTTCAGGAAGAGAGAATAAGTGAATCTCATTTTACAAATAGTACAGGTTATGGTTATGGAGATATAGGCAGAGATAGTTTAGATAAAGTTTATGCAAAAATTTTTAAAACAGAAAGTGCTCTTGTGAGACCACATTTTGTAAATGGTACTCATGCTATTGGAGCAGCATTATTTGGAAATTTAAGACCTGGAGATACTATGTTTTCTATTTGTGGAACTCCCTATGATACATTACATAATATAATAGGCATAAGTAAAGAAAAAAATGTAGGGTCTCTTATGGAGTATGGAGTAAAATATAGAAAAATTGATTTAACTGAAAAAGGTGAATTTAATTTTAAAGACATAGAAAAAGTACTAAGAGAAGATGAAAGCATAAAATTAGTTCACATACAAAGATCTACAGGTTATGGCTGGAGAAAAGCACTAACTATTGATGAGATTGAGGAAGTTATAAAATTTATTAAAGATATAAAAGAAAATGTAATATGTTTTATAGATAATTGTTATGGTGAATTTATTGATGTAAAAGAACCTACAGAAGTGGGAGCAGATTTAGCTGCTGGGTCTCTGATTAAAAATATAGGTGGTGGAATAGCTCCAACTGGGGGTTATATAGTTGGAAAAGAGAAATATATAACTCAAGCTTCTTATAGACTTACTATACCTGGTATTGGAGGAGAATGTGGTTCAACCTTTGGCGTTATGAGAGCTCTATATCAGGGATTATTTTTGGCACCTCATGTATCTATTGAAGCATTAAAAGGAGCTGTTTTCTGCTCAAGACTTATGGAACTTGCTGGTTTTGAAGTGCTTCCTAAATTCAATGATAGTAGAAGTGATATAATACAGGCCATAAAATTTAATGATAAAGATAAGCTTATTAAATTTTGTAAGGGTATACAAAAGGGATCTCCCATTGATTCCTTTGTAGAATGTGAACCTTGGGATATGCCAGGGTATGAAGATCAGGTTATAATGGCAGCAGGATCATTTATTCAAGGCGCTTCTATAGAACTTTCAGCAGATGCTCCTATAAGAGAACCTTTTATTGCTTACTTGCAGGGAGGATTAACTTTTGAACACGCTAAAATAGGTGTTATGATGGCTCTTTCAAATTTATAA